One region of Paralichthys olivaceus isolate ysfri-2021 chromosome 12, ASM2471397v2, whole genome shotgun sequence genomic DNA includes:
- the LOC109636263 gene encoding trichohyalin isoform X7 encodes MAEGSKPASSTPASGSGGAVAPQTNSLKSKGLGLLRKVKVSVELLIALAALLSWVVVGVVMFDFVEYKTVPDIQQIITDPMQAVNDAVDEVSSLLNKFQECAPDLSDPASTAAYVAEEISEAKDGFVRHFSDEDGNFYLSYVDPVVIGRRAFHSTNDFMGGMVGNVRDSLCAFVDTLLDIISGKSKGKIDLGYIDPVVTGRGVFSVINEFICGVEGYIKKVLCAVWDTILDVVKGTTDISFMDPVSVGRNVFSATNDTLSGIATYIQDVLCSIIDSTLDIVKGTTDITFVDPVVIGRNAFSFINDIVSGVAGYIQGALCTFMDVILDTLEDFQQAVGFSPMSVLKTTAEITKEQINMLVSYVSSMLLGDEGIVSEVSIDPMKVVEDAVLEFTDKKDLFVAYMSSMLVGDQGEPVATPVVNVVPEEDETVASPSDITLVRRKGEFLPPMKKVAEIMHAAKDEAAPAQLGGDSKTEEEEEEEEEEEEEAEVPTDAATETDVHEEEDDDVKHDDLEETEHEVPLEDESIIDNDDKDEETEEKDAQEEEEIVEAEGGEKEQDLQAGEDEGEQEDINKMIADTKEEKQEEPKTDEVVEDDDEEKEEEVKTEALEEKEEAKTMDLDDDQEEEAKTEDLEDEEEEEAKTEDLEDEEEEEAKTKLLEEKDEAKTEDLDDDQAEEAKTEDLEDEEEEEEAKTEDLEDEEEEEAKTKLLEKKEEAKTEDLDDDQVEEAKTEDLEDEEEEAKTEHLDDDQAEEAKTEDLEDEEEEEAKTEVVEEEEEVEEEEEPTTLVLEEEGEEEEKAKTDILEEEVEAKSEDLKEDEEEEAKTKVVEEKEEAKTEDLDDDQEEEAITEDLEDDEEEEEAKTEDLDDEEEVEAKTKHLEEKEEAKTEDLDNDQAEEAKTEDLGEEEEAKTEHLDEEEEEAKDEHLEEDEEEEKAKTEHLDEEEVEEKEEPTTLILEEEGEEGEEEEKAKTDILEEEVEAKTEDLVDEEAEIEKETEKEETENKDLHLDEERNEENIEITNTKPDIEGDEASEEEGEEHDKVEAEDEGPKTLSDEGETTTFLPGYDQNVIDEENSESRKGKGQRKHLVLFERIRRVGSRAAHKDEERLHKHDKDLKSTEPEEEKKAKEAKLEETIDKLKEEKPKKEIKSEAKITKKKPEKPEEEGVEMKIPKKEKEVKKPPKEGKKPSKEDKVKKPSKEKKELRKPSKEEEEVKKPPQKEKEAKKLHKKEKEIKTPAKREKGVKKPSKEEKEIKKLHKEVKEETKPLKEEVKKPPKEGKEIKTPPKEEKEGKKPPKLEKEVKKPSKKEKEVKIPPKEEKEFKKPSKEGKEIKKLHKEEKEVKKPRKEEKEVKKPSKEEKEVKKPCKEEKKVKKPSKEEKEIKKPPKEEKEVKKPSKEEKEIKKLHKEEKEVEKPPKEEKEVKIPPKEEKEFKKPSKEEREVKKSPKEEKEVKKPTKEEKEVKKSQKEEEVKKPSKEEKEVKKSPKEEKEVKKTTKEEKDVKKPSKEDQEVKKPSKEEKEVKKSPKEEKEVKKPSIEEKEVKKPPKEEKEVKKSPKEEKEVKKTIKEETEVKKPSKEEKEVKKLPKEEKEVKKPPKEEKEVKKLPKEEKEVKKPSITEKEVKKPRKEEKEVKMPSKDEREMKKPPKEEKEVKTPPKEEKEVKKPPKEEKEVKKPHKVEKEVKKPSKEEKELKKTPKEEKEVKTPPKEEKEVKKPPKEEKEVKKPPKEEKEVKTPPKEEKEVKKPPKEEKEVKKPHKEEKEVKKPSKEEKELKKTPKEEKEVKTPPKEEKEVKKPPKEEKEVKKPPKEEKEVKTPPKEEKEVKKPPKEEKEVKKPHKEEKEVKKPSKEDLEVKKPSKEEKEVKKPPKEEKEVKMPSKDEREMKKPPKEEKEVNKPSKEEREVKKPPKEEKEIKKPSKDEKEVKKPPKEEKEAKKPPKEEREVKMPPKEEKEVKKPPKEEKEAKKPPKEEKEVKMPPKEEKEVKKPPKEEKEAKKPPKEEKEVKKPPKEEKEVKMPPKEDKEVKKPSKEEKEVKTSPKEEKEIKKPSKEEKGVKKPPKEEKEVEKPSKKEKELKTPLKKEIEVEKPPKEKEVKSSMQRKEAKKPSREEKEEIKPSEEAQEIKKSTKAKKEDKDLVKKRDTETDTRRKKAASRIKVVKKEVASVLKKEHLNVTRAAAEPKKTTKVLKAAKRQVVPILKNEHMNVTQSEVPKGKAKPESAKKEVPKEKAKAAPVKKDVAAPKEKAKSVIMKKEQEAVSRNASLVRDRVKIVPMKRGVKLPKEIIRGISAKTAEVSKQKPKPAVTKREPAPLKTKPAPVVKEAEAPHKNVSLTKEKVKVVPLKKVPVTPKEKVKPAPTKKEAAVVKEKKAEPVTPKKEPEAKPVLAKKEAEVVKDKPKAVHEKKAPKTDAEAPKKKVKSLEKKKEPKAPEEKVKPAVKKEQEAASRNASLVRERVKIVPMKRGVKLPKEIIRGISAKTAEVSKQKPKPAVTKREPAPLKTKPAPVVKEAEAPHKNVSLTKEKVKVVPLKKVPVTPKEKVKPAPTKKEPEAKPVLAKKEAEVVKEKPKAVHEKKGVKLPKEMIRGISAKTAEVSKQKPKPAVTKREPAPLKTKPAPVVKEAEAPHKNVSLTKEKVKVVPLKKVPVTPKEKVKPAPTKKEPEAKPVLAKKEAEVVKEKPKAVHEKKAPKTDAEAPKKKVKSLEKKKEPKAPEEKVKPAVKKDGSAGLKDKVKPVRVKKEQEKKKPAAVKKAVLKEKITPVKKGKPVEKKAPKEERVLKEIQTPAKKEKPVEKKAAKEEAVKAEPGVSDSFLMEDEMPYFQCFFVDEDEAQFPFYAFSPLQV; translated from the exons ATGGCTGAAG gaagcaaaCCGGCCTCCTCCACTCCAGCCAGTGGGTCTGGTGGAGCAGTGGCGCCACAGACGAACTCTCTCAAGTCTAAAGGTCTGGGCCTCCTCAGGAAGGTGAAAgtgtctgtggagctgctgatCGCACTGGCCGCTCTGCTGTCCTGGGTGGTTGTAGGGGTGGTGATGTTTGATTTCGTGGAATACAAGACTGTCCCAg acaTTCAGCAAATCATTACGGACCCTATGCAAGCTGTGAACGACGCTGTAGATGAAGTATCCAGTCTGCTCAACAAGTTTCAAG AATGTGCACCTGATTTAAGTGACCCCGCATCTACTGCCGCTTATGTAGCTGAAGAAATATCGGAAGCAAAAGATGGATTCGTTCGACATTTTTCAGATGAGGATG GAAACTTCTACCTCAGCTACGTCGACCCTGTGGTCATCGGACGACGAGCTTTCCATTCAACCAACGACTTCATGGGTGGAATGGTGGGCAACGTCAGGGACTCACTGTGTGCTTTTGTGGACACTTTATTAGATATTATATCGGGTAAATCTAAAG GAAAAATTGACCTTGGCTACATTGACCCTGTGGTCACAGGCAGAGGCGTCTTCAGTGTTATTAATGAGTTCATATGTGGAGTGGAGGGCTACATCAAGAAAGTGCTCTGTGCCGTTTGGGACACTATTCTGGACGTGGTGAAAG GAACCACTGACATCAGCTTCATGGATCCTGTGTCAGTTGGCAGAAATGTCTTCAGCGCGACTAACGACACTTTGAGTGGAATAGCGACCTACATCCAGGACGTACTCTGTTCTATCATAGACAGTACACTGGATATTGTAAAAG GAACCACTGACATTACGTTCGTTGACCCTGTGGTCATTGGCCGGAATGCTTTCAGTTTTATTAATGACATTGTGAGTGGAGTCGCAGGATACATCCAGGGTGCTCTCTGTACATTCATGGATGTAATACTGGACACATTAGAAG ATTTCCAGCAGGCTGTGGGATTCAGTCCCATGTCAGTTCTGAAGACGACAGCAGAAATCACCAAAGAACAGATTAACATGCTCGTGAGCTACGTCTCCTCAATGCTGCTCGGTGATGAAG GGATTGTGTCTGAAGTGTCCATCGACCCCATGAAAGTTGTCGAAGACGCTGTGTTGGAGTTCACAGACAAGAAAGATTTGTTCGTGGCTTACATGTCAAGCATGCTTGTTGGTGATCAAG GTGAACCTGTAGCCACGCCCGTTGTAAATGTAGTACCTGAAGAAg aTGAAACTGTAGCTTCTCCATCTGATATAACTTTGGTGAGAAGAAAAG GAGAATTCCTGCCACCTATGAAAAAAG TTGCAGAGATAATGCACGCTGCCAAAGATGAAGCTGCTCCTGCACAGTTAGGTGGAGACTCaaagactgaggaggaggaggaggaggaggaggaggaggaggaggaggctgaagtTCCCACTGATGCAGCCACTGAGACAGATGTGCACGAGGAAGAGGACGATGATG TGAAACATGACGACCTTGAAGAAACAGAACATGAAGTACCACTGGAAGATGAGTCCATCATTGATAATGATGACAAGGacgaagagacagaggagaaggacgcacaggaggaggaggagattgtTGAGGCGGAAGGTGGAGAAAAGGAGCAGGACTTACAGGCAGGGGAAGATGAAGGAGAGCAAGAGGACATTAATAAAATGATTGCTGACACcaaagaggagaagcaggaggaaccaaaaacagatgaagttgtAGAGGATGACgatgaggagaaggaagaggaagtcAAAACTGAAGCTttggaagaaaaggaggaggccAAAACTATGGACTTGGACGAtgatcaggaggaggaggccaaaaCTGAAGATctagaagatgaggaggaggaggaggccaaaaCTGAAGATttagaagatgaggaggaggaggaggccaaaaCTAAACTTCTGGAAGAAAAGGATGAAGCCAAAACTGAGGATTTGGATGATGATCAGGCGGAGGAGGCCAAAACTGAAGATctagaagatgaggaggaggaggaggaggccaaaaCTGAAGATttagaagatgaggaggaggaggaggccaaaaCTAAACTtctggaaaaaaaggaggaagccAAAACTGAGGATTTGGATGATGATCAGGTGGAGGAGGCCAAAACTGAAGACctagaagatgaggaggaggaggccaaaaCTGAACATCTGGATGATGATCAGGCGGAGGAGGCCAAAACTGAAGATctagaagatgaggaggaggaggaggccaaaaCTGAAGTtgtggaagaagaggaggaggtggaggaagaggaggagcccaCAACCTTAGtattggaggaggagggggaggaggaggagaaggccaaaactgacattttggaggaagaggtggaggccAAATCTGAAGATTTGAAagaagacgaggaagaggaggccaaAACTAAAGTtgtggaggaaaaggaggaagccAAAACTGAGGATTTGGACGAtgatcaggaggaggaggccataACTGAAGATCTagaagatgatgaggaggaggaggaggccaaaaCTGAAGATCtagatgatgaggaggaggtggaggccaaaactaaacatcttgaagaaaaggaggaagccAAAACTGAGGATTTGGACAATGATCAGGCAGAGGAGGCCAAAACTGAAGATctaggagaagaggaggaagccaAAACTGAACatctggatgaggaggaggaggaggccaaagATGAACATttggaagaagatgaggaggaggagaaggccaAAACTGAACatctggatgaggaggaggtggaggaaaaggaggagccCACAACTTTAAtattggaggaggagggggaggagggggaggaggaagagaaggccaaaactgacattttggaggaagaggtggaggccAAAACTGAAGATTTGGTAGATGAGGAggcagaaatagaaaaagagactgaaaaggaggaaactgaaaataaagatcttCATTtggatgaagaaagaaatgaagaaaacattGAAATAACGAACACGAAGCCAGATATAGAAGGTGATGAAGcttcagaggaggaaggagaagaacaTGACAAAGTAGAAGCTGAGGACGAAGGTCCTAAAACTCTGTCGGATGAAGGAGAGACGACCACTTTTCTTCCTGGTTATGACCAAAACGTCATTGACGAAGAAAACAGTGAGAGCAGGAAAGGTAAAGGACAGAGAAAACATCTCGTTCTCTTTGAGAGGATCAGAAGAGTCGGATCCAGAGCAGCTCACAAAGATGAAGAGCGACTCCACAAACATGACAAAG ACCTTAAATCCAcagaacctgaggaggagaaaaaagcaaaggaaGCCAAACTTGAGGAAACCATTGACAAACTAAAAGAAGAAAAGCCAAAGAAGGAGATCAAATCTGAAGCAAAAATAACTAAGAAGAAACCAGAGAAGCCTGAAG AAGAAGGGGTTGAAATGAAGATCCctaaaaaagagaaggaagtcAAGAAACCACCTAAGGAAGGTAAGAAACCATCCAAAGAAGATAAAGTGAAGAAACCttccaaagaaaagaaagaactgaGAAAACCttcaaaagaagaggaagaagtaaAGAAACCACcccaaaaagagaaagaggccaAGAAActacacaaaaaagaaaaggaaatcaaGACACCAGCTAAAAGGGAGAAGGGAGTTAAGAAACCCtctaaagaagagaaagagattaAAAAGCTTCACAAAGAAGTGAAAGAGGAGACAAAGCCTCTCaaggaagaggtgaagaagcCTCCCAAAGAAGGGAAAGAAATCAAGACACCAcctaaagaagagaaggaggggaaGAAACCACCTAAAttagagaaggaggtgaagaaaccatctaaaaaagagaaagaggtgaagatACCACCCAAGGAGGAGAAAGAATTCAAGAAACCATCTAAAGAAGGGAAAGAGATTAAAAAGCTTcataaagaagagaaagaggtgaagaaacCCCgtaaagaagagaaggaggtgaagaaaccatctaaagaagagaaagaggtgaaaaaaCCCtgtaaagaagagaagaaggtaAAGAAACCAtctaaagaagagaaagaaatcaaGAAACCAcctaaagaagagaaggaggtgaaaaaACCAtctaaagaagagaaagagattaaaaagcttcataaagaagagaaagaggtagAGAAACCAcctaaagaagagaaggaggtgaagataCCAcccaaagaggagaaagaattCAAGAAACCATCTAAAGAAGAAAGGGAGGTAAAGAAATCCcctaaagaagagaaggaggtgaaaaaACCAactaaagaagagaaagaagtcaagaaatcacaaaaagaagaggaggtgaagaaaccatctaaagaagagaaggaggtgaagaaatcccccaaagaagagaaggaggtgaaaaaaacaacaaaagaagagaaagatgtAAAGAAACCATCTAAAGAAGATCAAGAAGTAAAGAAACCAtctaaagaagagaaggaggtgaagaaatcccctaaagaagagaaggaggtgaagaaaccatctatagaagagaaagaagtcAAGAAACCAcctaaagaagagaaggaggtgaagaaatcccctaaagaagagaaggaggtgaaaaaaacaattaaagaagagacagaggtaAAGAAACCAtctaaagaagagaaagaagtcaAGAAACTAcctaaagaagagaaggaggtgaagaaaccacctaaagaagagaaagaagtcaAGAAACTAcctaaagaagagaaggaggtgaagaaaccATCCATaacagagaaagaggtgaagaaaccacgtaaagaagagaaagaggtgaagatgCCTTCTAAAGACGAGAGGGAAATGAAGAAACCAcctaaagaagagaaagaggtgaagacgCCTcctaaagaagagaaagaggtaaAGAAACCAcctaaagaagagaaggaggtgaagaaaccACACAAAGtagagaaagaggtgaagaaacCATCCAAAGAAGAGAAGGAGTTAAAGAAAACAcctaaagaagagaaagaggtgaagacgCCTcctaaagaagagaaagaggtcaAGAAACCAcctaaagaagagaaggaggtgaagaaaccacccaaagaagagaaagaggtgaagacgCCTcctaaagaagagaaagaggtaaAGAAACCAcctaaagaagagaaggaggtgaagaaaccacacaaagaagagaaagaggtgaagaaacCATCCAAAGAAGAGAAGGAGTTAAAGAAAACAcctaaagaagagaaagaggtgaagacgCCTcctaaagaagagaaagaggtcaAGAAACCAcctaaagaagagaaggaggtgaagaaaccacccaaagaagagaaagaggtgaagacgCCTcctaaagaagagaaagaggtaaAGAAACCAcctaaagaagagaaggaggtgaagaaaccacacaaagaagagaaagaggtgaagaaacCATCTAAAGAAGATCTAGAAGTAAAGAAACCAtctaaagaagagaaagaggtgaaaaagcctccaaaagaagagaaagaggtgaagatgCCTTCTAAAGACGAGAGGGAAATGAAGAAACCAcctaaagaagagaaagaggtaaATAAACCAtctaaagaagagagagaggtgaagaaacctcctaaagaagagaaagagataaagaaacCATCTAAagatgagaaagaggtgaagaaaccacctaaagaagagaaggaggcaaAAAAACCTCctaaagaagagagagaagtgaagatGCCTcctaaagaagagaaagaagttaAGAAACCAcctaaagaagagaaggaggcaaAGAAGCCCcctaaagaagagaaagaggtgaagatgCCTcctaaagaagagaaagaagttaAGAAACCAcctaaagaagagaaggaggcaaAGAAGCCTCccaaagaagagaaagaggtgaagaaaccacctaaagaagagaaagaggtgaagatgCCTCCTAAAGAAGATAAAGAGGTAAAGAAACCAtctaaagaagagaaagaggtgaagacgTCTcctaaagaagagaaagagataaagaaacCATCCAAAGAAGAGAAGGGGGTGAAGAAGCCTcctaaagaagagaaagaagttgAGAAACCAtctaaaaaagagaaagagttgAAGACGCCTCTTAAAAAAGAGATAGAGGTGGAAAAGCCTCCCAAAGAGAAAGAGGTTAAGTCTTCAATGCAAAGGAAAGAAGCGAAGAAACCCTCtagggaggagaaggaagagattAAGCCATCAGAGGAGGCACAGGAGATCAAGAAATCTACAAAAGcgaaaaaagaagacaaagaccTTGTCaagaaaagagacacagagacag acACCAGACGCAAAAAGGCTGCAAGTAGAATCAAAGTAGTCAAGAAAGAAGTTGCATCTGTGCTGAAGAAGGAACATCTTAATGTTACAAGAGCAG ctgcAGAGCCCAAGAAGACTACAAAGGTGCTGAAAGCTGCTAAAAGGCAGGTCGTTCCAATTCTGAAGAACGAGCATATGAATGTCACACAATCAG AGGTTCCAAAGGGGAAAGCCAAACCAGAGTCTGCAAAGAAAG AAGTTCCAAAGGAAAAAGCCAAAGCAGCTCCTGTCAAAAAAG ATGTTGCTGCTCCAAAAGAAAAGGCCAAATCAGTCATCATGAAAAAAG AACAAGAAGCTGTTTCCAGAAATGCCTCCCTGGTAAGAGACAGAGTCAAGATAGTGCCTATGAAGAGAG gagtCAAGTTACCAAAAGAGATCATCAGAGGAATCTCTGCAAAGACAG ctgaggtTTCAAAACAGAAACCCAAACCAGCTGTAACAAAGAGAG AACCTGCTCCTCTCAAGACAAAACCAGCCccagtggtcaaag aggCAGAAGCACCACACAAAAATGTCTCTCTAACAAAGGAGAAGGTGAAGGTGGTGCCACTGAAGAAAG TGCCTGTAActccaaaagaaaaagtcaaaccaGCACCAACAAAAAAAG aAGCTGCAGTTGTAAAGGAGAAGAAGGCCGAGCCAGTGACTCCCAAAAAAG AACCTGAGGCTAAGCCAGTTCTTGCCAAAAAAG AAGCAGAAGTTGTGAAGGACAAGCCTAAAGCAGTTCATGAGAAAAAAG CTCCTAAAACTGATGCTGAAGCACcaaagaaaaaagtcaaatccctggaaaagaagaaag AGCCCAAAGCACCAGAGGAGAAAGTCAAACCAGCTGTTAAAAAAG AACAAGAAGCTGCTTCCAGAAATGCCTCCCTGGTAAGAGAGAGAGTCAAGATAGTGCCTATGAAGAGAG gagtCAAGTTACCAAAAGAGATCATCAGAGGAATCTCTGCAAAGACAG ctgaggtTTCAAAACAGAAACCCAAACCAGCTGTAACAAAGAGAG AACCTGCTCCTCTCAAGACAAAACCAGCCccagtggtcaaag aggCAGAAGCACCACACAAAAATGTCTCTCTAACAAAGGAGAAGGTGAAGGTGGTGCCACTGAAGAAAG TGCCAGTAActccaaaagaaaaagtcaaaccaGCACCAACAAAAAAAG aACCTGAGGCTAAGCCGGTTCTTGCCAAAAAAG AAGCAGAAGTTGTGAAGGAGAAGCCTAAAGCAGTTCATGAGAAAAAAG gggtCAAGTTACCAAAAGAGATGATCAGAGGAATCTCTGCAAAGACAG ctgaggtTTCAAAACAGAAACCCAAACCAGCTGTAACAAAGAGAG AACCTGCTCCTCTCAAGACAAAACCAGCCccagtggtcaaag aggCAGAAGCACCACACAAAAATGTCTCTCTAACAAAGGAGAAGGTGAAGGTGGTGCCACTGAAGAAAG TGCCAGTAActccaaaagaaaaagtcaaaccaGCACCAACAAAAAAAG AACCTGAGGCTAAGCCGGTTCTTGCCAAAAAAG AAGCAGAAGTTGTGAAGGAGAAGCCTAAAGCAGTTCATGAGAAGAAAG CTCCTAAAACTGATGCTGAAGCACcaaagaaaaaagtcaaatccctggaaaagaagaaag AGCCCAAAGCACCAGAGGAGAAAGTCAAACCAGCTGTTAAAAAAG ATGGCTCAGCCGGGCTGAAGGACAAGGTCAAACCGGTCCGTGTGAAGAAAG aacaagagaagaagaaacctgCTGCAGTAAAGAAAG CCGTGTTGAAGGAAAAGATCACACCTGTAAAGAAAG GAAAACCAGTTGAGAAGAAGGCACCCAAAG aGGAGCGAGTTCTGAAAGAGATACAGACGCCTGCAAAGAAAG AGAAACCTGTGGAGAAGAAAGCAGCCAAAGAAGAGGCCGTTAAAG CTGAGCCTGGTGTATCAGACAGCTTTCTCATGGAAG ACGAGATGCCGTACTTCCAGTGTTTCTTTGTGGACGAGGACGAGGCCCAGTTTCCGTTCTACGCCTTCTCACCACTGCAGGTCTGA